The proteins below are encoded in one region of Lepisosteus oculatus isolate fLepOcu1 chromosome 10, fLepOcu1.hap2, whole genome shotgun sequence:
- the LOC102685259 gene encoding zinc finger protein 804B isoform X1 — translation MACYYLVISSTHLSNGHFRSIKGVFRGPLCKTAGSESLDYAEKEKAIAKALEDLKANFYCELCDKQYLKHQEFDNHINSYDHAHKQRLKELKQREFARNVASKSWKDEKKQERALRRLHQLAELRKQSECGPGSGPKFRATTVTAEVQQQEKGISEKDYGNGNHYIFLSHEDNAPNKAPKRSQDLLVTKERLHIRNTQFGLNSASDYSNQRAGVSFCFSKKAQLKLESSASVFSDNTEESNDRENPPTHKVKQTLETLRSPNPLPGNTTLDIMEERHTEYQTDKKMQESKDNCLEFNQISSAHSTTDDQCFPLTVPSGSLENSALDKELRESSLGSQSETESNELNKTNCFAVSDISLKGGQAERDSRQMQRKTLIQETIQMEKGTEIVYDTVTVKTEDSQNNAMEADDTYCVENVYGGCDELNKKVGPFLNVLNKDGSTMLKWPSELLLYTKTEPYISYSCNPLYFDFKHSKNRQNAHDDVQNSSTEICQLIVTADENNDRENDHSNLDSIELQTPGHPENKFNNQTKPKSTKHYKACKTPNLKLEADNTSSSSCKHNVNSQLEPEACIESTWLNMSLSKGVSTKRYRLGKQSLKDETSNDSDLIDQSQRNIKHLLPTVLGKNQKQTFLNISGKNYSEETSPDHIDLKANNDHLKCNLNVGVCERKGSTKSSSEKSGSWCSFSDLDTDTEGGSYRSERCSSSCGSSYKSSSKRDTSYSRTHGSTSSCSKTFSSYRSSDDSSSGDTAHCSAREHDSHQDYKSAHRHKKRKYSTSSEDSSEIGINFSHSMSSNRKRNRRQWAICRRSRSSYSSSTSDQSTDQHSCSRLRYSSSRKRHHSDKSRSKSRHSGSKSRSIDMQSNRERVSFFSRDQMCSFDFESSNSMEVAKDIGIQSRCQTSYTAVSDSRKHARTSPNASTVEQFVKKSPDNNDKNIIGKKHNSTSSLPLIGKLPAVKRNVKREENNKLKSSNREAATNRTPVDPQEFQSPLPNAEGKSISMQSKNPKSDTLQTERQLQDPKGREELDAMPRAFSSEACVFSIFSTEKESIMLPDPGQNYPQGQWPKESAFQAGTHYAEEKQAQMEEPSKCVSPPLTEQPITFTPDEIDKYRLLQLQAQQHMQQQLLGKHVKLLPAHSEVPGFSPVPAFQSVPLPQPGPLPSIQHTLLQQRAVASFASALNHHPSHQPLTHIHPVPQPHFAPISLSPIAPALFPAHPAALLAGHPFHFIPASTFHPTHLALHPVPHSSLLPALLTPSSAMAAAAASGLHLHPLFHPLFPAQDLQHHSGPSS, via the exons GATTATGCTGAAAAGGAGAAAGCCATAGCAAAGGCTCTGGAAGATTTGAAGGCTAATTTTTACTGTGAATTATGTGACAAGCAGTACCTCAAGCACCAGGAGTTTGACAACCACATAAATTCCTATGACCACGCTCACAAGCAG AGGCTGAAGGAGTTGAAGCAGAGAGAGTTTGCTCGCAACGTCGCCTCGAAGTCCTGGAAAGATGAGAAGAAACAGGAGAGAGCTCTCAGAAGGTTACATCAGCTTGCAGAACTCCGGAAGCAATCGGAATG TGGTCCTGGAAGTGGCCCAAAGTTCAGGGCCACAACAGTCACAGCTGAGGTCCAACAACAAGAAAAAGGCATCTCTGAGAAGGACTACGGAAATGGAAATCACTACATCTTTCTTTCCCATGAAGACAATGCCCCAAACAAAGCACCCAAACGTTCGCAAGACCTGCTTGTCACTAAAGAAAGGCTTCACATCCGAAATACCCAATTTGGCTTAAATTCAGCTTCAGATTACAGCAACCAAAGGGCTGGTGTCTCATTTTGCTTCTCTAAAAAGGCCCAGCTGAAGCTTGAGTCCTCTGCATCAGTTTTCAGTGACAACACAGAAGAATCCAACGACAGAGAAAATCCTCCAACACATAAAGTGAAGCAAACTCTTGAAACATTAAGATCTCCTAATCCTTTACCTGGAAATACTACACTAGATATTATGGAGGAAAGACATACAGAATATCAAACGGACAAAAAAATGCAAGAGAGCAAGGACAACTGCCTTGAATTCAACCAAATTTCTTCAGCACATAGTACAACTGATGACCAGTGTTTTCCATTAACAGTACCCTCAGGCTCGCTTGAGAACTCTGCTTTGGACAAAGAACTGAGAGAGTCGAGCTTAGGATCTCAATCAGAAACAGAAAGTAATGAACTGAATAAGACAAACTGTTTTGCTGTGAGTGATATCAGTCTCAAAGGTGGGCAGGCTGAGAGAGATTCAAGgcaaatgcaaagaaaaactCTTATACAAGAGACTATTCAAATGGAAAAAGGCACAGAAATTGTCTATGATACAGTCACAGTCAAAACCGAGGACTCTCAAAACAATGCCATGGAGGCAGATGATACATATTGTGTGGAAAATGTATATGGGGGTTGTGATGAACTGAATAAGAAAGTAGGTCCCTTCCTAAATGTTCTTAACAAAGATGGGTCAACTATGTTGAAATGGCCATCAGAGCTTTTACTTTATACAAAAACGGAGCCCTACATTTCATATAGTTGTAATCCTCTGTACTTTGATTTTAAGCACTCCAAAAACAGACAGAATGCTCATGATGACGTGCAGAATTCAAGTACAGAGATATGTCAGTTGATCGTAACTGCTGATGAAAACAATGATAGAGAGAATGACCACAGCAACTTGGATTCTATAGAGCTACAAACCCCGGGTCAcccagaaaataaatttaataaccAAACCAAGCCAAAGAGTACAAAACATTACAAAGCATGCAAAACTCCCAATCTTAAATTAGAAGCAGACAATACATCAAGCTCTAGTTGTAAGCACAATGTAAATTCCCAGTTGGAGCCTGAAGCATGCATAGAGTCTACATGGCTTAACATGTCACTAAGCAAAGGTGTGAGCACAAAAAGATATAGATTAGGAAAGCAATCTTTAAAGGATGAAACTTCAAATGATAGTGACCTAATAGATCAAAGTCAAAGAAATATAAAGCACTTGCTTCCCACAGTACTGGgtaaaaatcaaaagcaaacaTTTCTTAATATCAGTGGTAAAAATTATAGCGAAGAAACCTCTCCAGATCACATTGATTTAAAGGCAAacaatgatcatttaaaatgcaacttAAATGTTGGAGTTTGTGAAAGGAAAGGTTCCACTAAGTCTTCTAGTGAGAAGTCTGGCTCTTGGTGCAGCTTTTCAGATTTGGATACTGATACTGAGGGTGGATCCTATCGATCTGAAAGATGTTCATCCTCGTGTGGGTCATCTTACAAGTCATCATCAAAAAGAGACACTAGCTACTCCAGAACACATGGCAGCACTTCAAGCTGTAGCAAAACCTTTTCCAGCTACAGATCAAGTGATGACAGCTCCAGTGGTGACACAGCTCACTGCTCAGCAAGAGAACATGATTCCCATCAGGATTACAAGAGTGCCCACCGTCATAAAAAGAGGAAATACTCCACGTCGTCTGAGGATTCAAGTGAGATTGGCATTAACTTTAGCCACAGCATGAGCAGCAATCGAAAAAGAAACAGGAGGCAGTGGGCAATTTGTAGACGAAGCAGAAGTTCCTACAGTAGTAGCACTTCAGATCAAAGTACAGATCAACACAGTTGTTCTCGCCTGCGGTACAGCTCCAGCAGAAAGAGGCATCATTCTGATAAATCTAGATCTAAATCCAGACATTCAGGCAGTAAAAGCAGATCCATTGATATGCAATCAAATAGAGAGAGAGTCAGCTTCTTCTCTAGAGATCAAATGTGTTCTTTTGATTTTGAATCAAGCAACAGCATGGAGGTAGCAAAAGACATTGGAATCCAATCTAGATGTCAAACCAGCTATACTGCAGTGAGTGATAGTAGAAAGCATGCAAGAACTTCTCCAAATGCCAGTACTGTTGAGCAGTTTGTAAAAAAATCTCCAGAcaataatgataaaaacattATAGGCAAAAAACACAACAGTACGTCATCATTACCATTAATAGGAAAGCTTCCTGCTGTCAAAAGAAATGTTAAGAGAGAGGAGAATAACAAATTGAAAAGTAGTAACCGTGAAGCAGCAACTAACAGAACTCCTGTTGACCCCCAAGAATTTCAGAGTCCACTCCCAAATGCTGAGGGCAAATCTATATCAATGCAGAGCAAAAATCCGAAGTCAGATACACTACAGACTGAGAGGCAACTACAAGACCCTAAAGGAAGAGAGGAACTTGATGCAATGCCTCGGGCTTTTTCATCAGAGGCAtgtgttttttccattttttcaacAGAAAAGGAGAGCATCATGTTGCCAGACCCTGGTCAGAACTATCCCCAGGGGCAGTGGCCAAAAGAGTCAGCTTTTCAGGCTGGTACCCATTATGCCGAGGAAAAACAGGCTCAGATGGAAGAGCCCTCAAAATGTGTTTCACCCCCTCTGACTGAGCAGCCCATAACCTTCACTCCCGATGAAATTGATAAATACAGGTTGCTGCAGCTCCAGGCTCAGCAGCATATGCAGCAGCAGCTGCTCGGGAAGCACGTGAAGCTGCTCCCAGCTCATTCAGAGGTGCCGGGCTTCAGCCCCGTGCCAGCGTTTCAGTCCGTCCCCCTACCCCAACCAGGCCCCCTTCCCAGCATTCAGCACACGCTGCTGCAGCAGCGTGCGGTGGCATCCTTCGCTTCTGCCCTGAACCATCATCCTAGTCATCAGCCCCTGACTCACATTCACCCTGTGCCTCAGCCGCACTTTGCACCCATTTCTCTCTCTCCAATTGCCCCAGCTCTTTTCCCTGCCCACCCAGCTGCTCTATTGGCAGGCCACCCTTTTCATTTCATCCCGGCGTCTACCTTCCACCCAACCCATCTGGCCCTCCATCCTGTGCCACACAGCTCCCTCCTCCCCGCCTTACTGACTCCCAGCTCTGCTATGGCTGCAGCTGCAGCTTCAGGTCTCCATCTGCACCCCTTATTTCACCCGCTGTTCCCCGCACAGGACCTGCAGCACCACTCGGGCCCTAGCAGTTAA
- the LOC102685259 gene encoding G patch domain-containing protein 8 isoform X2, whose translation MIQDYAEKEKAIAKALEDLKANFYCELCDKQYLKHQEFDNHINSYDHAHKQRLKELKQREFARNVASKSWKDEKKQERALRRLHQLAELRKQSECGPGSGPKFRATTVTAEVQQQEKGISEKDYGNGNHYIFLSHEDNAPNKAPKRSQDLLVTKERLHIRNTQFGLNSASDYSNQRAGVSFCFSKKAQLKLESSASVFSDNTEESNDRENPPTHKVKQTLETLRSPNPLPGNTTLDIMEERHTEYQTDKKMQESKDNCLEFNQISSAHSTTDDQCFPLTVPSGSLENSALDKELRESSLGSQSETESNELNKTNCFAVSDISLKGGQAERDSRQMQRKTLIQETIQMEKGTEIVYDTVTVKTEDSQNNAMEADDTYCVENVYGGCDELNKKVGPFLNVLNKDGSTMLKWPSELLLYTKTEPYISYSCNPLYFDFKHSKNRQNAHDDVQNSSTEICQLIVTADENNDRENDHSNLDSIELQTPGHPENKFNNQTKPKSTKHYKACKTPNLKLEADNTSSSSCKHNVNSQLEPEACIESTWLNMSLSKGVSTKRYRLGKQSLKDETSNDSDLIDQSQRNIKHLLPTVLGKNQKQTFLNISGKNYSEETSPDHIDLKANNDHLKCNLNVGVCERKGSTKSSSEKSGSWCSFSDLDTDTEGGSYRSERCSSSCGSSYKSSSKRDTSYSRTHGSTSSCSKTFSSYRSSDDSSSGDTAHCSAREHDSHQDYKSAHRHKKRKYSTSSEDSSEIGINFSHSMSSNRKRNRRQWAICRRSRSSYSSSTSDQSTDQHSCSRLRYSSSRKRHHSDKSRSKSRHSGSKSRSIDMQSNRERVSFFSRDQMCSFDFESSNSMEVAKDIGIQSRCQTSYTAVSDSRKHARTSPNASTVEQFVKKSPDNNDKNIIGKKHNSTSSLPLIGKLPAVKRNVKREENNKLKSSNREAATNRTPVDPQEFQSPLPNAEGKSISMQSKNPKSDTLQTERQLQDPKGREELDAMPRAFSSEACVFSIFSTEKESIMLPDPGQNYPQGQWPKESAFQAGTHYAEEKQAQMEEPSKCVSPPLTEQPITFTPDEIDKYRLLQLQAQQHMQQQLLGKHVKLLPAHSEVPGFSPVPAFQSVPLPQPGPLPSIQHTLLQQRAVASFASALNHHPSHQPLTHIHPVPQPHFAPISLSPIAPALFPAHPAALLAGHPFHFIPASTFHPTHLALHPVPHSSLLPALLTPSSAMAAAAASGLHLHPLFHPLFPAQDLQHHSGPSS comes from the exons GATTATGCTGAAAAGGAGAAAGCCATAGCAAAGGCTCTGGAAGATTTGAAGGCTAATTTTTACTGTGAATTATGTGACAAGCAGTACCTCAAGCACCAGGAGTTTGACAACCACATAAATTCCTATGACCACGCTCACAAGCAG AGGCTGAAGGAGTTGAAGCAGAGAGAGTTTGCTCGCAACGTCGCCTCGAAGTCCTGGAAAGATGAGAAGAAACAGGAGAGAGCTCTCAGAAGGTTACATCAGCTTGCAGAACTCCGGAAGCAATCGGAATG TGGTCCTGGAAGTGGCCCAAAGTTCAGGGCCACAACAGTCACAGCTGAGGTCCAACAACAAGAAAAAGGCATCTCTGAGAAGGACTACGGAAATGGAAATCACTACATCTTTCTTTCCCATGAAGACAATGCCCCAAACAAAGCACCCAAACGTTCGCAAGACCTGCTTGTCACTAAAGAAAGGCTTCACATCCGAAATACCCAATTTGGCTTAAATTCAGCTTCAGATTACAGCAACCAAAGGGCTGGTGTCTCATTTTGCTTCTCTAAAAAGGCCCAGCTGAAGCTTGAGTCCTCTGCATCAGTTTTCAGTGACAACACAGAAGAATCCAACGACAGAGAAAATCCTCCAACACATAAAGTGAAGCAAACTCTTGAAACATTAAGATCTCCTAATCCTTTACCTGGAAATACTACACTAGATATTATGGAGGAAAGACATACAGAATATCAAACGGACAAAAAAATGCAAGAGAGCAAGGACAACTGCCTTGAATTCAACCAAATTTCTTCAGCACATAGTACAACTGATGACCAGTGTTTTCCATTAACAGTACCCTCAGGCTCGCTTGAGAACTCTGCTTTGGACAAAGAACTGAGAGAGTCGAGCTTAGGATCTCAATCAGAAACAGAAAGTAATGAACTGAATAAGACAAACTGTTTTGCTGTGAGTGATATCAGTCTCAAAGGTGGGCAGGCTGAGAGAGATTCAAGgcaaatgcaaagaaaaactCTTATACAAGAGACTATTCAAATGGAAAAAGGCACAGAAATTGTCTATGATACAGTCACAGTCAAAACCGAGGACTCTCAAAACAATGCCATGGAGGCAGATGATACATATTGTGTGGAAAATGTATATGGGGGTTGTGATGAACTGAATAAGAAAGTAGGTCCCTTCCTAAATGTTCTTAACAAAGATGGGTCAACTATGTTGAAATGGCCATCAGAGCTTTTACTTTATACAAAAACGGAGCCCTACATTTCATATAGTTGTAATCCTCTGTACTTTGATTTTAAGCACTCCAAAAACAGACAGAATGCTCATGATGACGTGCAGAATTCAAGTACAGAGATATGTCAGTTGATCGTAACTGCTGATGAAAACAATGATAGAGAGAATGACCACAGCAACTTGGATTCTATAGAGCTACAAACCCCGGGTCAcccagaaaataaatttaataaccAAACCAAGCCAAAGAGTACAAAACATTACAAAGCATGCAAAACTCCCAATCTTAAATTAGAAGCAGACAATACATCAAGCTCTAGTTGTAAGCACAATGTAAATTCCCAGTTGGAGCCTGAAGCATGCATAGAGTCTACATGGCTTAACATGTCACTAAGCAAAGGTGTGAGCACAAAAAGATATAGATTAGGAAAGCAATCTTTAAAGGATGAAACTTCAAATGATAGTGACCTAATAGATCAAAGTCAAAGAAATATAAAGCACTTGCTTCCCACAGTACTGGgtaaaaatcaaaagcaaacaTTTCTTAATATCAGTGGTAAAAATTATAGCGAAGAAACCTCTCCAGATCACATTGATTTAAAGGCAAacaatgatcatttaaaatgcaacttAAATGTTGGAGTTTGTGAAAGGAAAGGTTCCACTAAGTCTTCTAGTGAGAAGTCTGGCTCTTGGTGCAGCTTTTCAGATTTGGATACTGATACTGAGGGTGGATCCTATCGATCTGAAAGATGTTCATCCTCGTGTGGGTCATCTTACAAGTCATCATCAAAAAGAGACACTAGCTACTCCAGAACACATGGCAGCACTTCAAGCTGTAGCAAAACCTTTTCCAGCTACAGATCAAGTGATGACAGCTCCAGTGGTGACACAGCTCACTGCTCAGCAAGAGAACATGATTCCCATCAGGATTACAAGAGTGCCCACCGTCATAAAAAGAGGAAATACTCCACGTCGTCTGAGGATTCAAGTGAGATTGGCATTAACTTTAGCCACAGCATGAGCAGCAATCGAAAAAGAAACAGGAGGCAGTGGGCAATTTGTAGACGAAGCAGAAGTTCCTACAGTAGTAGCACTTCAGATCAAAGTACAGATCAACACAGTTGTTCTCGCCTGCGGTACAGCTCCAGCAGAAAGAGGCATCATTCTGATAAATCTAGATCTAAATCCAGACATTCAGGCAGTAAAAGCAGATCCATTGATATGCAATCAAATAGAGAGAGAGTCAGCTTCTTCTCTAGAGATCAAATGTGTTCTTTTGATTTTGAATCAAGCAACAGCATGGAGGTAGCAAAAGACATTGGAATCCAATCTAGATGTCAAACCAGCTATACTGCAGTGAGTGATAGTAGAAAGCATGCAAGAACTTCTCCAAATGCCAGTACTGTTGAGCAGTTTGTAAAAAAATCTCCAGAcaataatgataaaaacattATAGGCAAAAAACACAACAGTACGTCATCATTACCATTAATAGGAAAGCTTCCTGCTGTCAAAAGAAATGTTAAGAGAGAGGAGAATAACAAATTGAAAAGTAGTAACCGTGAAGCAGCAACTAACAGAACTCCTGTTGACCCCCAAGAATTTCAGAGTCCACTCCCAAATGCTGAGGGCAAATCTATATCAATGCAGAGCAAAAATCCGAAGTCAGATACACTACAGACTGAGAGGCAACTACAAGACCCTAAAGGAAGAGAGGAACTTGATGCAATGCCTCGGGCTTTTTCATCAGAGGCAtgtgttttttccattttttcaacAGAAAAGGAGAGCATCATGTTGCCAGACCCTGGTCAGAACTATCCCCAGGGGCAGTGGCCAAAAGAGTCAGCTTTTCAGGCTGGTACCCATTATGCCGAGGAAAAACAGGCTCAGATGGAAGAGCCCTCAAAATGTGTTTCACCCCCTCTGACTGAGCAGCCCATAACCTTCACTCCCGATGAAATTGATAAATACAGGTTGCTGCAGCTCCAGGCTCAGCAGCATATGCAGCAGCAGCTGCTCGGGAAGCACGTGAAGCTGCTCCCAGCTCATTCAGAGGTGCCGGGCTTCAGCCCCGTGCCAGCGTTTCAGTCCGTCCCCCTACCCCAACCAGGCCCCCTTCCCAGCATTCAGCACACGCTGCTGCAGCAGCGTGCGGTGGCATCCTTCGCTTCTGCCCTGAACCATCATCCTAGTCATCAGCCCCTGACTCACATTCACCCTGTGCCTCAGCCGCACTTTGCACCCATTTCTCTCTCTCCAATTGCCCCAGCTCTTTTCCCTGCCCACCCAGCTGCTCTATTGGCAGGCCACCCTTTTCATTTCATCCCGGCGTCTACCTTCCACCCAACCCATCTGGCCCTCCATCCTGTGCCACACAGCTCCCTCCTCCCCGCCTTACTGACTCCCAGCTCTGCTATGGCTGCAGCTGCAGCTTCAGGTCTCCATCTGCACCCCTTATTTCACCCGCTGTTCCCCGCACAGGACCTGCAGCACCACTCGGGCCCTAGCAGTTAA